The Tamandua tetradactyla isolate mTamTet1 chromosome 13, mTamTet1.pri, whole genome shotgun sequence genome segment CTGAGTGGCAAATTTGAGAGGCTCATCGTGGCCCTCATGTACCCGCCATACAGATACGAGGCCAAGGAAATGCATGACGCCATGAAAGTGAGAGACCAGGGATGGGGACATGTTGGGGGCATGATGGGAAGGCACGGGGTGGGTGGGACAGGTGGGCAAAGGTGACACAAGGGGAAGGAAGGGGTAGAGAATGGAGTGGATTGGAGCGGGGCAGAAATGAGTATGAAGATTTAATGGAGAGGGTTTCCAGAGCGCCCTGGCTTTGCAGGGAGCCTGGCCTTGATAGTTCTGAGCTCCTCTTGCATCCCAAGTTTTCCCTGTGCCCTTTGGACTGGCTGCTGGGCAGATCCAGGCTGAGCCCAGAGAGCTTCAGCCACCGGCCAGCCTGCCACCAAGCCCCAGGATGACCAGCCTCCCCCGGGGCGTGTCCACGTGGAGCCCAACCCCATGTCTCTCAGGACATCAGTGAGCAGGTGGAATTGGAAACCAACCTCAGCAGTTCCGGCTGCAGTCACTCGATTTCCCTGGGCCTCCTGCCATTTTTTTGCACTTGGCAGCAACAATTAGGAGGGACACAACGTGTGTGGAAGACACCAGGCACTTTAATATGGGGAGGGGCTGCTTATCCTCACCTACAGAGGGGCACAATTAAGCTCAGAATAGTGGGGATGTGTCTGAGACACCCCCGGCAACCCAGTGTCCAGACCCATCACTGTGCCTCAGTCATCCATCATGCAGAAATCCCCATGTGATCACTTGTAACCTCCCCCAGTGAGTTCATTCTTCCTAAGCCTTAGCTCTCCTGAGGagggaggggtgggcagggcaggggagcATGGACaggggtctccagcatgcagaGTGTTCTCTCACAGGGCTTAGGAACCAAAGAGGGCGTCATCATTGAAATTCTGGCCTCGCGGACCAAGAGCCAGCTTCGGGAGATAATGAAGGCATATGAGGAGGGTAGGTGGCCTGCAAAGGGGCAGTGAAGGCCTGATCTGAAAGCTCCCTTGGCAGTGGCCAGAGCTGTGGCAGCCTGGCAGGGTCCAAGAGGACACACTGGAAAGAATCTTTACTGGGCTTTTCTATGCATGGTCCCGGGCATCTACTGTGAGACACATCTAGATGTGCCACGTCCTGAGCCTAAAGCTGAGAAGGGCGTGACTCCTCTGGATCCCTGAGTCCCCTGCTCACTGGCTGCTGGGGGAGAGGCACACGTAGAATAACACTCTGCCGTGGAAGATCATGCAGTCAGGGGCCACAGGCTGGCCACTTCCTGGCTGGACACAGGTTGCTGCAGGGGCCCATGGTGATATCTACCAGGGCCTTCTCATGGTGGGGTGTAGGCCTCCAGACCAGCTCACAGGAGGGGTCAGTGGGCTGCAAGGTCACAGTGCAAAGACATGAGCCTGAGTTGGCTACCGTTGGCCCGGTCCAGCTTTGAACTTGGTTACGGGTTCACATTGGTTCCTGGGTCTGAAGGCCCAGCAGATggtggagcctatgccttccagACACCAGAGCTCAGCGTCCACCTCCCTGCCCAGGATTTGCCCCCTGGAGGGCATTCATCCAGAGAAGGGTTGGAAACCAGCTGGGAAGAGGAGAGGGTCCTGGGAAGGCCCTGAGTCACAAGGTCCTTACCTCCCTGCAGACTTTGGGTCCAAACTGGAGGAAGACATCCAAGCAGACACGAGTGGCTACCTGGAGAGGATTCTGGTGTGCCTCTTGCAGGTAGCATGGCCCAGCTCCGGGGGACTCCAGGGCGGGGGATCTGGAAGCTCTCGTGCTGGGTGGGGCCTGGACTCATTGCATGAATTTCAGAATAAGGGAGGGTCCTGACTGCAGAGTCCCAGGAGCCCTGGAATCAGGAGGACGATGTCACGGAAGGGGGAAAGGGAAGCCCCGTCTCTGCTTGGGTCCCTTGTGGCAGGCCATGCCAGCTGCTTCACTCCCCTTGTCTCCCTGCTTCCCTGACTCTGGGATAGCTCCTCACTTCCCATTTCATGGATGAgaaacagaagctgggagaggatgcCTGATGGGCTGGGTCCTGTGGCTGCACAGCCCAGAGCCCCCTGCCCTGCGAGTGCACCCGATTCCTCTGCCCCCACCTGGCCGGCCAGCCCACTGCCTTACAGAGTCCCCCACTTGTCCTCAGGGCAGCCGGGATGACGTCAGTGGCTTTGTGGACCCAGCACTGGCCCTCCAAGATGCCCAGGTGAGGCTGCGCTTCCACGGCCACCCGGCTCTCCACCCGGGACCCAGCCCCTGCCGTGGGCCTTCCTTTGACAGTGGGCTGGGCCAAGTCCACCCCGCAGGCCTCGTCCTCTACTGTCTCAGAAGGAGGAATGAGAGCGACAGGGGTGGGGGAGGCGTGGGTGCTCCATCCTAGAGGACGGGTGCAGGGAGCTGGGGAGGCCAGGTCTTGGGGAACAGGAAGTGTGGGCACATCTGTAGTTCTGCCTGGTGGCCGTGCTTGGAGCAGCTCAGTACTGCAGAAGGGTGATGCTTTAGGGTACCCCTGGCCCAGGGCCATTAGAGCTCTGAGGAGATAATGCCCCAGCAGAGGGATGCGGCTGCCCATCCCCCCAGCTCTGTGGCTTGGTCGGACTCGGGTGCAGGCCCCCCTTTGCCCTCCCTCACCCGCCGGCTGTCTGTGCGCAGGATCTGTACGCCGCCGGGGAGAAGATCCAGGGAACCGACGAGATGAAATTCATCACCATCCTGACCACAAGGAGTGCCACCCACCTGATGCGGGGTACCGGGGGCCTGAGGGGAGGGGATCCCAGAAGTGGAGAGAGGGGCGGCGTCAGCCAGGGCCCTCCCTTGGGGACGGATGACCAGGGTGGGAACTGGACAAGCCgtggaggcaggaggagggaaCAGCGCGTCTCCGGGCAGGATCTGAACCAGAATGGGGGGGAGCGTCCCGTGGGGCCACCACCACCCTGAGCGAGCGGCCTCCCTGCAGTGTTTGAGGAATACGAGAAAATCGCCGACAAGAACATCGAGGACAGTATCAAGAGTGAGACCCACGGCTCCCTGGAGGAGGCCATGCTGACCGTCGGTGAGTGAGCCGGAACCCGGTGCACAGGCCCTGTGCCCACACGCCGTGGCGCTGCCCCAAAGATCCAGGCCTGGGGGCTGCAGCAAGCCCTTGACCCCTGTGCACCTGCCAGGACCCGGGACTCTTTCTGCTCTTCCACCGTGACGGTCTTAAGTGTGCTGTGTCCTGCCAAGGATCGTCCTCTGTGCAGCCCATGTGGCCTGGCGCTCTGTGCAGGAGCGTGAGTGCGTGCATGTGGgagcgtgcatgtgtgtgcaagtgtgtgcacCATTGCACACTCCAGCATCCCCATAGTGAGTGTTCTTGGTTGTAGTTGTGAAGCCCCTAAAGAAAAGCAACTTTGCAGACCTTGGCCTGGGGTGTGGGACCTGGTCCCAGCCTCAGCTGCAGAGTGAAGAAATGACGATGTGATTTAAGTCCAAACCAAGCAACTGATGGTCTGAGCTGGGGAACATTGCAAGCCCATCCCAAAGTACAGCCAAGTCTTTTTCAGAAGATCCTTCCAGGACACATTTAGGGCCCAGAGCTAAGATCACAGTTAGGGGAACCATTGCAGAGGGTAAACTGAGGCTCGCGCAGACACACCCACCCCCCGTACCAAAAGATGGTGCCACCTTCAGGACTCCTGGCACAGGAGGCTTCTGCCTCTACCCCAGCCTGTTCCGTGCTGTGTGGCACCATGCATGGGTCCCAGCACTCTGTCCCTGTCCCTCTGGGATCTACTGGAACATCTGACACCCTGGCCAGCTTTGATGCTGTGATACAACCCCACTCATACTAGGGCATCTAAACATAATCCAACTCCAGTCTCAGCCCAGGCCCCAGTTTGAACAACTCCGGCAGGGAAAGAACAGGGCACGCAGGGCCCTCTGTGCTGGGCTTGTCAGAGCCGTCCTCCTGGGACATCACCCATTGCACAGATGAGGGGTATGCAAGTCAGGGGGGTCAGGTAATCCCCCAGATCACCCGGCTGATCAAGGCCAGATTTGCACACAAGGCTACCTCACTCCCACCCTTCCTGCCTGGGGTCCACGACACCCCAAGCAGCACTCCTGCCAGCAACCCCAGGACCTGCACTCTGGACCCAGATGCCCTAGGTTCCATGGTCCTCCGAGCCGAGCCCCCTTATCGAGTGGGATTCAGCATGCATGGGACCTGCTGCCATCTTTGAGGCCAACACTCAGAGGCTGGTGGCCACCATCTCTGCGAGGAGCTGAGCACTCCTGATGGAGCCGTCTCTGGGAAGGAAGGTCCTGGGCTCCAGCTGTTCACTGGCTGGCCAGAGCTGGAGGTCTCCCGACAAGCCCTGCAGCTGTGTGTTGCACCCTTCACCTGCCTCCTCTGGGCATTGGGCCTCTGCCCAACATCCCAGCCTCCTTCCTTGTCCCACCCCACCTGAGACACCTAGCCACTTGTTTTGAAACAGGCAGGGCACAACTAAATATGCCAAGCCTTACACAAGCTAGTCTCTAAGGGCCAAGACAAGGCATAAATGAATAACATACAGGCTGCCACCCATCACCTCCAGCTCAACAGAGCCTTTCTGTTTGCCAGTGAAATGCACACAGAACCTGCACGGCTACTTCGCGGAGCGGCTCTACTATGCCATGAAGGTAACtgttcccttccctcctcttgcttctttcttctgctccCTTTACAATCAGCCTGCATGACACTAGCTCCGAAGCCAGGAGCTCAGAGCCACCACCATCTTCAACCCTTGGGTCCTCTCTTATCCCAAACTCTGAGGCATCAGGAAGGTTCTAGTTCTCAGAGGGGCAAGTAAGTCTGGGGAAGGGAAGCTGCACCTCCAGAAGGCTGACTGAGCAGGAGCATTCTCAGGTGTGCGTTATACTGAATTTTGCAACAATCCTGCCAGATCCATGTTGCAATTGCCATCCTGGAGACGGTGAAACCAGGGCTTCGCtttgaggtcacacagctggcaggTGGCAGAGCCTTGATCTGAGCCCCTTTGTCCTTTTCATTGCGACATTTGCCTCCTTGGGAAAGTCATCTCTGCTGCTGGACATCACAGGCAGCAACTGTAGCAAGTTCAAGTTCAGAGGGAGCTTGCCACACAGCAGCACAGCCCTTCTGCATGTGCCAGAGTGCCTGGTGTCCAGAAGGGACACTGTGCAAAAGCAGATGTCCAAGCTGCTCATATCGGGTCCAGACCTCGGTATCTGAGCCCAAATGTGAACACAAATGGTGCAAGTTAATTCCCTGAGACAAGAGGCAGTCCCCAGCTTCTCAGATTGAGGTGGCTGACGCCATCTAAAGGAAGATCCAGGCAGAAAACCCAAGCTGCCCGGCATGCCTGGCCAGGAACTGAGAGAGGGCATGGGATTCCTTCCCCTGACGCCGGGTGAGGCCAGGCGGGTCTGGACCCACCTGATGAGAGCCTGGCCAGGCCTGCCTGTGAAATGGCCCATTAAGCTGACTGTGGTGCCGTGGCTACTGTAGGAAGAAGTGTCATCCCCTGCACACTGGGGCATGTGGCTTCTGATAAAAGAAAGTGGGATGAGCTTGACGGGGTGGAGACCCTGAGCTGCTAGAGCACCTCGGAGTGTGCTTCACCCCCCGATACCTCTCCTTCACCCTGTCCTGCacacccagcccccagccccagggccccCCAGCACCCACTAGTACAGATACACATCACAAAAGGTGGACCTCGAAAGCCAGAAGCAATCTTTGCTGCTGTCTTGTCTCCAGGGAGCAGGGACGCGGGATGGCACCCTGATCAGAAACATCGTTTCAAGGAGCGAGATTGACTTAAACCTTATCAAGGGTCAGTTCAAGAAGATGTACGGGAAGACCCTCAGCAGCATGATTGCGGTAAGCCACGGGGCCCCAGAGCCCATGTCCAGGACCCCTGGATGCTACCACCAATATCCGGAGTGACCTGTAAGCCCCGTCCCAGTTTGCATCACCCTCCAGGATTCATTGTCATGCAGGGAAGGGCAAGTAGTCAGGGCGGCCGGAGGGCAGTGGGGGTGGAGAGCATGCAGCAGCCAGGCCCGGGACACTACTGTGTGTAGCCAGAAAGCTA includes the following:
- the LOC143653557 gene encoding annexin A8-like protein 1, with amino-acid sequence MAWWKAWVEQEGVTVKGSPHFNPDPDAETLYKATEGIGTNEQAIIDILTKRSNSQRQQIAKSFKAQFGQDLTETLKSELSGKFERLIVALMYPPYRYEAKEMHDAMKGLGTKEGVIIEILASRTKSQLREIMKAYEEDFGSKLEEDIQADTSGYLERILVCLLQGSRDDVSGFVDPALALQDAQDLYAAGEKIQGTDEMKFITILTTRSATHLMRVFEEYEKIADKNIEDSIKSETHGSLEEAMLTVVKCTQNLHGYFAERLYYAMKGAGTRDGTLIRNIVSRSEIDLNLIKGQFKKMYGKTLSSMIAEDTSGDYKNALLTLVGSDP